In Cicer arietinum cultivar CDC Frontier isolate Library 1 chromosome 7, Cicar.CDCFrontier_v2.0, whole genome shotgun sequence, a single window of DNA contains:
- the LOC140918729 gene encoding uncharacterized protein: MDDPPPPERNLGEYGNRNRNRARLAIHNQPVTFNKFEVSPTLFRELTKIHFSCNHNEDANRHLTNVFELCETMKVDGCSEEGKRLRLFLLSLTDVAKEWLNSFPANSITTWDDLMQIFCNSLRPITRIMFDATTGGSLNYKIASEARKIIETMESNEQMMLYDRGGGSTSGILELNFMDGLAPDKEGDGSSKYTAPSGPCQIIKSYCNFCGGAHKNGACEALDDDEIEELEEVNFVSNNGKQNNPYSTTYNPVTTRSDKVSEQVQLKAEKSESTSTSTHSEEMATPTSVEEHITLEKEEERVMSTYAKFMKEILSKKRKIGGETVMFTEECSAILQRKLPPKLKDPGSFSIPCAIGNRTFGKALCDIGASVSKHRA; the protein is encoded by the exons ATGGATGATCCACCACCACCTGAACGTAACCTCGGCGAGTATGGGAATCGAAATAGAAATCGTGCTCGGTTGGCCATCCATAACCAACCGGTTACATTTAACAAGTTTGAAGTGAGTCCGACTTTATTCCGAGAGTTGACGAAGATTCATTTTTCCTGTAATCATAACGAAGACGCGAATAGACACCTCACAAACGtttttgaattatgtgaaacaatGAAAGTGGATGGTTGTTCTGAAGAAGGCAAGAGATTGAGATTATTTCTATTGTCATTGACAGATGTTGCTAAGGAGTGGCTTAACTCTTTTCCTGCCAATAGCATTACCACGTGGGATGAcctt ATGCAAATATTCTGTAATAGTTTGAGGCCTATCACTAGAATTATGTTTGATGCCACAacaggtggttctttgaattacaagatTGCATCAGAAGCACGCAAAATTATTGAGACCATGgaatcaaatgaacaaatgatgttgtatgacagagGTGGTGGGTCAACAAGTGGTATATTGGAATTGAATTTTATGGATGGGTTGGCTCCAG ataaagaaggggatggtagctctaaatatacaGCCCCAAGTGGGCCCTGTCAAATTATTAAATCATACTGTAACTTTTGTGGGggagcacataaaaatggagcttgtgaagcACTCGATGACGATGAGATAGAAGAACTAGAAGAggtgaattttgtgagtaataacgGGAAGCAGAACAATCCTTACTCTACTACGTAcaaccctg TGACAACGAGGAGTgacaaggtaagtgaacaagtacaaCTTAAAGCCGAAAAGAGTGAAAGTACTTCAACTTCAACCCATTCAGAGGAAATGGCCACACCGACATCTGTTGAGGAGCACatcactcttgaaaaggaggaagaacgtGTG ATGTCAACATATGCCaaattcatgaaggagattttgtcaaagaaaagaaaaattggcgGTGAAACAGTTATGTTTACCGAAGAGTGTAGTGCTATCCTACAGAGGAAACTAccaccgaagctcaaggatcctggaagcttctctaTCCCTTGTgctattggaaatagaacttttgggaaggcccTATGTGAtattggggctagtgtaagcaAGCATAGAGCATGa